One stretch of Tepidibacter hydrothermalis DNA includes these proteins:
- a CDS encoding exonuclease domain-containing protein: MNKGYALDLEMWCTKDDRDDPDIVSVGLVDLEGESEYYTLVRPFKKKKEVPTFMKELLNLPEEELWNAPMFPKIYSELIGEGALIGDLYTWGNYDDKALRHCCRKHGTPYMFEVKDFQQHIAKLTNIRRNLALSDLLELFSLKEEGTKHNALDDAKSLKKFILYFNANEKDCIYAIRKKCYETELEQLQERYNDVVDNVKRR; encoded by the coding sequence ATGAATAAGGGATATGCATTAGATTTAGAGATGTGGTGTACTAAAGATGATAGGGATGATCCAGATATTGTTAGTGTAGGTTTAGTAGACTTAGAAGGGGAAAGTGAATACTACACCCTAGTGAGACCATTCAAGAAGAAGAAGGAAGTTCCGACCTTTATGAAAGAACTATTAAACCTACCTGAAGAGGAGCTGTGGAATGCACCTATGTTCCCTAAAATATATTCTGAGTTAATTGGTGAAGGTGCACTTATAGGAGATCTGTATACATGGGGTAATTATGATGATAAAGCGTTGCGTCACTGTTGTAGAAAACATGGGACACCTTATATGTTTGAAGTTAAGGACTTCCAACAGCATATTGCCAAATTAACCAATATACGCAGGAACCTAGCATTATCTGATTTACTTGAATTATTCTCCCTAAAAGAAGAAGGCACTAAACACAATGCTTTAGATGATGCTAAAAGTTTAAAAAAATTTATACTCTACTTCAATGCTAATGAGAAAGATTGCATATATGCAATACGTAAGAAGTGCTATGAAACAGAACTAGAACAACTTCAAGAAAGATATAACGATGTGGTAGATAATGTTAAACGAAGATGA
- a CDS encoding peptide deformylase — translation MPAKQILLLGNEILYRVSEEIQKSNLDKAKQVINDLHDTIVDFKDTYGFGRAIAAPQIGESVRIIYMHLGDETHHFINPVLEFIKDDTFQLWDDCMSFPGLEVYVKRYKECKVTYKNLNWEDCEMYLKGDLSELFQHEYDHLDGILAVQRAQDLKSFRINKNKSGY, via the coding sequence ATGCCAGCAAAACAAATTCTATTATTAGGTAACGAAATACTTTACAGAGTTTCTGAGGAGATACAGAAATCAAATTTAGATAAAGCCAAGCAAGTAATTAATGATTTACATGACACGATTGTTGATTTTAAAGATACATATGGATTTGGTAGAGCTATTGCCGCACCACAAATTGGGGAATCTGTCAGAATAATATACATGCATTTAGGAGATGAAACTCATCATTTCATTAATCCAGTCCTTGAATTTATCAAAGATGATACCTTTCAACTATGGGATGATTGCATGAGTTTTCCTGGTCTTGAAGTCTACGTGAAAAGATATAAAGAGTGCAAAGTAACTTATAAAAATTTAAACTGGGAAGATTGTGAAATGTATCTTAAAGGTGATTTATCAGAACTATTTCAGCACGAGTATGATCATTTAGACGGAATTTTAGCTGTGCAGCGTGCACAGGATTTAAAATCATTCCGTATCAACAAGAACAAGAGTGGCTATTAA